One genomic region from Rattus norvegicus strain BN/NHsdMcwi chromosome 10, GRCr8, whole genome shotgun sequence encodes:
- the Zfp3 gene encoding zinc finger protein 3 homolog has protein sequence MGTEEKEVLPKEDISQDCESHGPTLEKLAQEVYQGHEFGAASEEDILEGHLRESSQEIIEQMYPQERDFASGLIIFKRSSSGEKDQKHRESPRGFSPNTSVLMCHGDATAERVSTCAASGQNFMESIELTKAQRTPVGEKPHTCKECGKTFNQNSHLIQHMRVHSGEKPFECKECGKTFGTNSSLRRHQRIHAGEKPFACTECGKAFIQSSHLIHHHRIHTGERPYKCEECGKAFSQNSALILHQRIHTGEKPYECNECRKTFRVSSQLIQHQRIHTEERYHECSECGKAFKHSSGLIRHQKIHTGEKPYLCNECGKGFGQSSELIRHQRIHTGDKPYECSECGKTFGQNSEIIRHIRIHTGEKPYVCKECGKAFRGNSELLRHERIHTGEKPYECFECGKAFRRTSHLIVHQRIHTGEKPHQCNACARTFWDNSELLLHQKIHIGEKPYECSECEKTFSQHSQLTIHQRTHTGEKPYECQECQKTFSRSSHLLRHQSVHCSE, from the coding sequence ATGgggactgaggaaaaggaggtgctTCCCAAGGAAGACATTTCTCAAGACTGTGAATCACATGGGCCAACGTTAGAAAAACTGGCACAGGAGGTTTACCAAGGCCATGAGTTTGGAGCAGCAAGTGAGGAAGACATACTAGAAGGACATTTGAGAGAGTCTTCGCAAGAGATTATAGAACAAATGTACCCTCAGGAGAGAGACTTTGCATCAGGGTTAATTATTTTCAAGAGGTCTTCCTCAGGTGAGAAAGACCAGAAACACAGGGAGAGTCCAAGGGGCTTCAGTCCTAATACAAGTGTCCTGATGTGTCATGGAGATGCTACAGCTGAGAGGGTCAGCACATGTGCTGCCTCTGGCCAGAACTTCATGGAGAGTATAGAGCTTACTAAAGCACAGAGGACTCCTGTGGGAGAGAAGCCTCACACATGTAAAGAATGTGGGAAAACTTTTAATCAGAACTCACATCTCATTCAGCATATGAGAGTCCATAGTGGAGAAAAACCCTTTGAATGCAAAGAGTGTGGAAAGACCTTCGGGACTAATTCTAGCCTTCGAAGGCACCAGAGAATTCACGCCGGAGAGAAGCCCTTTGCCTGCACCGAGTGTGGCAAGGCCTTCATTcagagctcacatctgatccaCCATCACAGAATCCATACTGGAGAAAGACCTTATAAATGTGAAGAGTGTGGTAAAGCCTTCAGTCAGAACTCAGCCCTCATTCTGCACCAGAGAatccacactggagagaagccgtACGAGTGTAATGAGTGTAGGAAGACCTTCCGGGTTAGCTCACAGCTCATCCAGCATCAGAGGATCCACACAGAGGAGAGGTACCACGAGTGCAGtgagtgtgggaaagccttcaagCACAGCTCCGGCCTCATCCGACATCAGAAGATCCACACAGGAGAAAAGCCCTACCTCTGTAACGAGTGTGGGAAAGGCTTCGGTCAGAGTTCAGAGCTTATCCGCCATCAAAGAATCCACACAGGGGACAAGCCCTATGAATGCAGTGAGTGTGGGAAAACTTTTGGCCAGAACTCAGAGATTATTAGACATATCAGAATTCACACTGGGGAGAAGCCCtatgtgtgcaaagaatgtgggAAAGCTTTCAGGGGTAACTCAGAGCTCCTGAGGCACGAGAGGATTCACACTGGGGAGAAACCCTATGAGTGCTTTGAGTGTGGGAAAGCTTTCAGACGGACCTCTCATCTGATTGTCCACCAGAGAATACACACGGGAGAGAAGCCCCATCAGTGTAATGCATGTGCAAGAACCTTCTGGGATAATTCTGAACTGCTGCTTCACCAGAAGATTCATATCGGAGAGAAACCTTACGAGTGTAGCGAATGCGAGAAAACGTTCAGCCAGCACTCCCAGCTCACcatccaccagagaactcacaCTGGAGAAAAGCCATATGAGTGTCAAGAGTGCCAGAAGACCTTTAGTCGGAGCTCCCACCTCCTCCGGCACCAGAGTGTTCACTGTAGCGAGTGA